From a region of the Streptomyces sp. B21-083 genome:
- the pssA gene encoding CDP-diacylglycerol--serine O-phosphatidyltransferase: MPEADEVGDDEEEMPLSLRLSIADTLTLGNATCGFMAVYFTTTGILIPHLTGSDESGMARHSAATAVILMLCAAVFDLFDGLVARKLRSSPMGAELDNLSDLISFGLAPAYFVLVYGMVADDAYQKVAAVGAIVVLLAVVLRLARFSCVTVKDGTFQGMPSPFGALTVVSIVLLELPFVATLMAIVGTAWLMVSRVEYPKPRGPLAIAMVSWIVSGMALLAAWAFDAPGGQLLLQTGCALQLVLGAVIPLFATARRVNNFRGNRREARAAQLP, translated from the coding sequence GTGCCGGAGGCCGACGAGGTGGGTGACGACGAGGAGGAGATGCCTCTTTCTCTCCGCCTCTCGATAGCGGACACCCTCACACTCGGTAACGCGACCTGCGGCTTCATGGCGGTGTACTTCACCACCACGGGCATCCTGATCCCGCACCTCACCGGCAGTGACGAGTCGGGCATGGCCCGTCACTCGGCGGCGACCGCGGTGATCCTGATGCTCTGCGCCGCGGTCTTCGACCTCTTCGACGGTCTGGTCGCCCGCAAGCTGCGCTCCTCCCCCATGGGCGCCGAGCTGGACAACCTCTCCGACCTGATCAGCTTCGGTCTCGCCCCCGCGTACTTCGTGCTGGTGTACGGCATGGTCGCGGACGACGCGTACCAGAAGGTGGCCGCGGTCGGCGCGATCGTCGTCCTGCTCGCGGTGGTGCTGAGGCTCGCGAGATTCTCGTGCGTGACGGTGAAGGACGGCACCTTCCAGGGCATGCCGAGTCCCTTCGGTGCCCTGACGGTCGTCTCGATCGTGCTGCTGGAGCTGCCGTTCGTGGCCACGCTCATGGCCATCGTCGGCACCGCCTGGCTGATGGTGAGCCGGGTCGAGTACCCGAAGCCGCGCGGTCCGCTCGCGATCGCGATGGTCTCCTGGATCGTGTCCGGGATGGCTCTGCTGGCGGCCTGGGCCTTCGACGCCCCCGGCGGCCAGCTCCTCCTGCAGACCGGCTGCGCCCTGCAGCTCGTCCTGGGCGCGGTGATCCCGCTCTTCGCGACGGCACGCCGGGTGAACAACTTCCGCGGCAACCGCCGCGAGGCACGCGCGGCACAGCTGCCGTAG
- a CDS encoding MaoC family dehydratase, whose translation MQFGRTYEEFEVGAVYKHWPGKTVTEYDDHLFCLLTMNHHPLHMDANYAENTTDFGKNVVVGNYVYSLLLGMSVPDVSGKAIANLEVESLKHVAPTFHGDTIYGETTVLDKTPSRSKNDRGIVYVETKGYKQDGTLVCVFRRKVMVPTETYIKERGGEQPGRPQLKEQEK comes from the coding sequence ATGCAGTTCGGACGCACCTACGAGGAGTTCGAGGTCGGGGCGGTCTACAAGCACTGGCCCGGAAAGACGGTCACGGAGTACGACGACCATCTCTTCTGTCTCCTGACGATGAACCACCACCCGCTCCACATGGACGCCAACTACGCGGAGAACACGACCGACTTCGGCAAGAACGTCGTCGTGGGGAACTACGTCTACTCGCTGCTGCTGGGCATGTCCGTGCCGGACGTGTCGGGCAAGGCGATCGCCAACCTGGAGGTCGAGTCGCTGAAGCACGTGGCGCCGACCTTCCACGGCGACACGATCTACGGCGAGACGACCGTCCTCGACAAGACGCCCTCCCGGTCGAAGAACGACCGCGGGATCGTCTACGTGGAGACGAAGGGCTACAAGCAGGACGGCACGCTGGTCTGCGTGTTCCGCCGCAAGGTGATGGTGCCGACCGAGACGTACATCAAGGAGCGCGGCGGCGAACAGCCCGGCCGGCCCCAGCTCAAGGAGCAGGAGAAGTAG
- a CDS encoding NUDIX hydrolase: MTIQDFATYIAGLPRVLAGAAALFRDADGRILLVEPNYREGWALPGGTIESDTGETPRQGARRETLEEIGLDRELGRLLAVDWVHIAGHPPLVAYLYDGGVLSEDELKSITLQESELLSWRLVPREELTEYLRGSLGRRVLHGLDVLAEGAGTAELENGDRVA, encoded by the coding sequence GTGACCATTCAAGACTTCGCCACGTACATCGCCGGCCTGCCCCGCGTCCTGGCCGGCGCCGCCGCGCTCTTCCGTGACGCCGACGGCCGGATTCTGCTCGTCGAGCCCAACTACCGTGAGGGCTGGGCACTTCCGGGCGGCACGATCGAGTCGGACACCGGGGAGACCCCGCGTCAGGGCGCACGCCGGGAGACCCTTGAGGAGATCGGCCTCGACCGGGAACTCGGCCGGCTGCTGGCCGTCGACTGGGTCCACATCGCGGGCCATCCGCCGCTGGTGGCTTACCTGTACGACGGTGGCGTCCTCAGCGAGGACGAGCTCAAGTCGATCACCTTGCAGGAGTCGGAGCTGCTGTCGTGGCGGCTCGTACCGCGCGAGGAACTCACCGAGTACCTCCGGGGCTCCCTGGGCCGCCGGGTGCTGCACGGCCTCGACGTCCTGGCGGAGGGCGCGGGAACGGCCGAGCTGGAGAACGGTGACCGGGTGGCCTGA
- a CDS encoding ADP-ribosylglycohydrolase family protein gives MTAVGTTTGQADRVLGGWLGRIAGNMLGKPVERGDYWTRDRIDRYLRHTGALPLTDYLPEPPAGSQDGDDDTDGFRLRKEWRECVRGRIHGSCRDDDVDYAILGLDLLETHGFDFSTEQVGQLWLLRLPFLQTFTAERVAYRNLTAGLKPPLTATYDNPYQEWIGAQIRADIYGWTCPDTPRHAAYLARRDAVLSHTGNGVYGAMFAAALISAAFTAPTVRRALDTALTVIPASSRLARTVRRVVALHRTRLTWEDTLDTVAAETAGLGWIHAVPNIAVLTAGLLYGDGDFTRTIALTVRGGLDTDSNGATAGSVAGVLCGAEAIPSQWKDPLEDTVRSAVFGFDGVRISELAERTLRLGHPQV, from the coding sequence ATGACCGCTGTGGGCACCACCACCGGACAGGCCGACCGTGTTCTAGGCGGCTGGCTCGGCAGGATCGCCGGCAACATGCTCGGCAAGCCGGTCGAGCGGGGCGACTACTGGACGCGCGACCGCATCGACCGCTATCTGCGGCACACCGGCGCCCTGCCGCTCACGGACTACCTGCCCGAGCCGCCGGCCGGCAGCCAGGACGGGGACGACGACACCGACGGCTTCCGGCTGCGCAAGGAGTGGCGTGAGTGCGTACGCGGCCGGATCCACGGCAGCTGCCGTGACGACGACGTCGACTACGCGATCCTCGGCCTGGACCTGCTGGAGACGCACGGTTTCGACTTCAGCACCGAGCAGGTCGGCCAACTGTGGCTGCTGCGGCTGCCGTTCCTCCAGACGTTCACGGCGGAACGCGTCGCCTATCGCAACCTCACGGCCGGTCTCAAGCCGCCGCTGACCGCCACGTACGACAACCCCTACCAGGAGTGGATCGGCGCCCAGATCCGCGCCGACATCTACGGCTGGACCTGCCCGGACACCCCGCGGCACGCCGCCTACCTGGCGCGCAGGGACGCCGTCCTCTCGCACACGGGCAACGGTGTGTACGGGGCGATGTTCGCGGCGGCACTGATCTCTGCGGCGTTCACGGCACCCACGGTGCGCCGCGCCCTGGACACGGCGCTGACGGTGATCCCGGCGAGCAGCCGGCTGGCCCGGACGGTGCGCCGGGTCGTCGCGTTGCACCGGACGCGGCTGACCTGGGAGGACACTCTCGACACGGTCGCCGCGGAGACCGCCGGGCTCGGCTGGATCCACGCGGTGCCGAACATCGCCGTCCTGACCGCCGGGCTCCTGTACGGCGACGGCGACTTCACCCGCACGATCGCGCTGACCGTCCGGGGTGGCCTGGACACCGACTCGAACGGCGCGACGGCGGGCTCGGTGGCGGGCGTGCTGTGCGGTGCGGAGGCGATCCCGAGCCAGTGGAAGGACCCCCTGGAGGACACCGTACGCAGCGCGGTGTTCGGCTTCGACGGAGTGCGGATCAGTGAACTGGCCGAGCGGACCCTGCGGTTGGGACACCCGCAGGTGTGA
- a CDS encoding glycerate kinase, translating to MLIAADKFKGSLTAVEVAERVTAGLRRAAPGVEVESLPVADGGDGTVAAAVAAGFERCETRVAGPLGHEVTAAFALRGDTAVVEMAEASGLQRLPAGVCAPLTASTYGSGELLRAALDAGARTIVFGVGGSATTDGGAGMLSALGARFLDADGEPVPPGGGGLEGLVTADLSGLDTRLADVDLVLASDVDNPLTGPTGAPAVYGPQKGASPADVAALDEALAHYAKVLETAIGPKAAEHAAAPGAGAAGGIGYGALVLGARFRPGIEVMLDVLGFAPALDRATLVITGEGSLDEQTLHGKAPAGVAAAARAQGREVVAVCGRLALRPEALGRAGIRRAYPLTEIEPDIAKCIADAGPILERVAENIGRDFLV from the coding sequence GTGCTGATCGCCGCCGACAAGTTCAAGGGATCGCTGACGGCCGTGGAGGTCGCCGAGCGGGTGACCGCCGGACTGCGCAGGGCGGCACCCGGTGTCGAGGTCGAGTCGCTGCCAGTGGCCGACGGCGGTGACGGGACGGTGGCCGCCGCGGTCGCCGCCGGATTCGAACGGTGTGAGACACGGGTCGCGGGGCCGCTCGGGCACGAGGTGACGGCCGCTTTCGCGCTGCGCGGCGACACGGCCGTGGTGGAGATGGCGGAGGCGAGCGGGCTGCAGCGGCTGCCCGCGGGCGTCTGCGCGCCGCTCACGGCATCGACGTACGGCTCCGGCGAACTGCTGCGGGCCGCGCTGGACGCGGGCGCGCGCACGATCGTCTTCGGGGTCGGCGGCAGCGCCACCACCGACGGGGGCGCGGGCATGCTGTCCGCGCTCGGCGCGCGCTTCCTGGACGCCGACGGCGAGCCCGTGCCGCCCGGCGGCGGCGGCCTGGAGGGACTCGTCACGGCCGACCTGTCGGGCCTCGACACCCGCCTCGCGGACGTAGATCTCGTGCTGGCCAGCGACGTGGACAACCCGCTGACCGGGCCGACGGGCGCGCCCGCGGTGTACGGCCCGCAGAAGGGTGCCTCCCCGGCCGACGTGGCGGCCCTGGACGAAGCCCTCGCGCACTACGCGAAGGTTCTGGAGACGGCGATCGGCCCGAAGGCCGCCGAGCACGCCGCCGCACCAGGCGCGGGCGCCGCCGGCGGTATCGGCTACGGCGCCCTGGTCCTCGGCGCCCGGTTCCGGCCCGGCATCGAGGTCATGCTCGACGTCCTCGGCTTCGCGCCCGCGCTGGACCGCGCGACGCTGGTGATCACCGGCGAGGGCTCCCTCGACGAGCAGACCCTGCACGGCAAGGCCCCGGCCGGCGTCGCAGCGGCGGCACGGGCGCAGGGCCGCGAGGTCGTCGCGGTCTGCGGACGCCTGGCCCTGCGCCCGGAGGCACTGGGCCGGGCCGGTATCCGACGCGCGTACCCCCTGACGGAGATCGAGCCGGACATCGCGAAGTGCATCGCCGACGCCGGGCCGATCCTGGAGCGGGTCGCCGAGAACATCGGACGGGACTTCCTGGTCTGA
- a CDS encoding phosphatidylserine decarboxylase, with the protein MPHSQTSAPRDSLAGVRLARGASPWLLPTVATAALSLVRARKSGAAKAVAVPVTALAAGMLWFFRDPEREITQGRVISPADGVVQSIMPWKDGRTRVAIFMSPLNVHVNRAPLSGTVTSVEHIPGGFVPAFNKESENNERVVWHFDTELGDIEMIQIAGAVARRIVPYVPQGTKVEQGDRIGLIRFGSRVDIYLPEGVEVAVEVGQKTVAGVTRIDRD; encoded by the coding sequence ATGCCCCACAGCCAAACCTCTGCACCTCGCGACAGCCTGGCAGGCGTACGCCTGGCGCGCGGAGCATCGCCGTGGCTCCTCCCGACCGTCGCCACCGCAGCCCTCAGCCTGGTACGCGCGCGCAAGTCCGGCGCCGCCAAGGCCGTGGCCGTACCCGTCACCGCGCTGGCGGCGGGCATGCTGTGGTTCTTCCGCGATCCCGAGCGCGAGATCACCCAGGGCCGGGTCATCTCACCCGCCGACGGCGTGGTCCAGAGCATCATGCCCTGGAAGGACGGCCGTACCCGCGTCGCGATCTTCATGAGCCCGCTGAACGTACACGTCAACCGCGCGCCCCTCTCGGGCACGGTGACGTCCGTCGAGCACATCCCCGGCGGGTTCGTTCCGGCGTTCAACAAGGAGAGCGAGAACAACGAGAGAGTTGTCTGGCACTTCGACACCGAGCTCGGTGACATCGAGATGATCCAGATCGCCGGTGCGGTCGCTCGCCGCATCGTCCCGTACGTCCCGCAGGGCACGAAGGTCGAGCAGGGCGACCGGATCGGCCTGATCCGTTTCGGCTCGCGCGTCGACATCTATCTCCCCGAGGGTGTCGAGGTCGCGGTCGAGGTCGGCCAGAAGACAGTGGCAGGGGTGACTCGCATTGACCGTGATTGA
- a CDS encoding DUF2191 domain-containing protein, with the protein MAAKVSVSLDAQLVVEVMVLAGVGNPQDAVELVVRDYIARGHRTEARVAERDDVRRAGNDVKPPDVQG; encoded by the coding sequence ATGGCAGCCAAGGTCTCCGTCTCCCTCGACGCCCAACTCGTCGTCGAAGTCATGGTGCTCGCGGGCGTCGGCAACCCGCAGGACGCCGTCGAGCTCGTCGTGCGGGACTACATCGCGCGCGGTCACCGCACGGAGGCCCGGGTCGCCGAGCGCGACGACGTACGGCGTGCGGGGAACGACGTGAAGCCGCCGGACGTCCAGGGCTGA
- a CDS encoding protein meaA → MTERQQKERDRPWLMRTYAGHSTAEASNELYRRNLAKGQTGLSVAFDLPTQTGYDPDHILARGEVGRVGVPVSHVGDMRRLFQDIPLDQMNTSMTINATAMWLLALYQVVAEEQGVDITTLQGTTQNDIVKEYLSRGTHVFPPGPSLRLTTDMICYTVNHIPKWNPINICSYHLQEAGATPVQEISYAMSTAIAVLDAVRDSGQVPAEKFGDVVARISFFVNAGVRFVEEMCKMRAFGRIWDQITRERYGIENPKQRRFRYGVQVNSLGLTEAQPENNIQRIVLEMLAVTLSKDARARAVQLPAWNEALGLPRPWDQQWSLRMQQVLAYESDLLEYEDIFAGSHVIEAKVAELVEESLAEIARIEEMGGAMAAVESGYLKSNLVASHAERRARIESGQEKIVGVNIFESTEPNPLTADLDAAIQTVDPAVEARVTSALQGWRDTRYQPPFNHPRPCKALERLKEAAKGTDNLMEATLECARAGVTTGEWAGALREVFGEFRAPTGVSSAPVAVTAQEGTGLALVRRKVEITAREMGVGKLRFLVGKPGLDGHSNGAEQIAVRARDAGFEVVYQGIRLTPEQIVDAAIAEDVHGVGLSILSGSHAQLVPDVLERLRVAGATDIPVIAGGIIPHGDAEQLKAAGVAAVFTPKDFDITGIIGRIVDEIRKANKLDPLEVPA, encoded by the coding sequence ATGACTGAGCGTCAGCAAAAGGAAAGGGACCGGCCGTGGCTCATGCGCACGTACGCCGGTCACTCCACGGCCGAGGCGTCCAACGAGCTGTACCGGCGCAACCTCGCCAAGGGCCAGACAGGTCTGTCGGTGGCCTTCGACCTGCCGACCCAGACCGGTTACGACCCCGACCACATCCTCGCCCGCGGCGAGGTCGGCCGGGTCGGCGTGCCGGTCTCGCACGTCGGTGACATGCGCCGGCTGTTCCAGGACATCCCCCTGGACCAGATGAACACCTCGATGACGATCAACGCCACCGCCATGTGGCTGCTGGCCCTGTACCAGGTGGTCGCCGAGGAGCAGGGTGTCGACATCACCACGCTCCAGGGGACGACCCAGAACGACATCGTCAAGGAGTACCTGTCCCGGGGCACGCACGTCTTCCCGCCGGGACCCTCGCTCCGGCTGACGACCGACATGATCTGCTACACGGTCAACCACATCCCCAAGTGGAACCCGATCAACATCTGCAGCTACCACCTCCAGGAGGCGGGGGCGACCCCGGTCCAGGAGATCTCGTACGCCATGTCGACGGCCATCGCCGTGCTCGACGCCGTACGGGACTCGGGGCAGGTGCCCGCCGAGAAGTTCGGTGACGTCGTCGCCCGTATCTCCTTCTTCGTGAACGCGGGCGTCCGGTTCGTCGAGGAGATGTGCAAGATGCGGGCGTTCGGGCGGATCTGGGACCAGATCACGCGCGAGCGGTACGGCATCGAGAACCCCAAGCAGCGGCGCTTCCGGTACGGCGTGCAGGTCAACTCCCTCGGGCTGACCGAGGCACAGCCGGAGAACAACATCCAGCGGATCGTGCTGGAGATGCTGGCGGTGACGCTGTCGAAGGACGCACGCGCGCGTGCCGTGCAGCTCCCGGCGTGGAACGAGGCGCTGGGTCTCCCCCGGCCCTGGGACCAGCAGTGGTCGCTGCGGATGCAGCAGGTGCTCGCCTACGAGAGCGATCTGCTGGAGTACGAGGACATCTTCGCCGGGTCGCACGTGATCGAGGCGAAGGTGGCCGAGCTGGTCGAGGAGTCGCTCGCCGAGATCGCCCGGATCGAGGAGATGGGCGGCGCGATGGCCGCCGTCGAGTCGGGCTACCTGAAGTCGAACCTCGTCGCCTCGCACGCCGAGCGGCGGGCCCGTATCGAGTCCGGTCAGGAGAAGATCGTCGGCGTCAACATCTTCGAGTCGACCGAGCCGAACCCGCTCACGGCCGACCTCGACGCGGCGATCCAGACGGTCGACCCGGCCGTCGAGGCCCGGGTGACCTCGGCGCTCCAGGGCTGGCGCGACACGCGGTACCAGCCGCCGTTCAACCACCCGCGCCCCTGCAAGGCTCTGGAACGGCTGAAGGAGGCCGCGAAGGGCACCGACAACCTCATGGAGGCCACCCTGGAGTGCGCCCGGGCCGGCGTCACGACCGGTGAGTGGGCCGGGGCCCTGCGCGAGGTGTTCGGGGAGTTCCGGGCGCCGACCGGTGTCTCGTCCGCGCCCGTCGCGGTGACCGCCCAGGAGGGCACCGGGCTGGCGCTGGTCCGCCGCAAGGTGGAGATCACGGCGCGGGAGATGGGCGTCGGCAAGCTCCGTTTCCTGGTGGGCAAGCCAGGTCTGGACGGACACTCCAACGGCGCCGAGCAGATCGCCGTACGGGCCCGTGACGCCGGGTTCGAGGTGGTCTACCAGGGCATCCGGCTCACCCCGGAGCAGATCGTGGACGCGGCGATCGCCGAGGACGTGCACGGTGTCGGGCTGTCCATCCTGTCCGGCTCGCACGCCCAGCTGGTGCCCGACGTGCTGGAACGGCTCCGTGTGGCCGGTGCCACAGACATCCCTGTCATCGCCGGTGGGATCATCCCCCATGGTGACGCCGAACAGCTGAAGGCTGCGGGCGTGGCCGCGGTCTTCACCCCGAAGGACTTCGACATCACCGGAATCATCGGCCGCATCGTCGACGAGATCCGGAAAGCGAACAAGCTCGACCCCCTGGAGGTCCCCGCATGA
- a CDS encoding HpcH/HpaI aldolase/citrate lyase family protein: MTPPVNRLRPRRSCLAVPGSNPRFLEKAQGLPADQVFLDLEDACAPLAKPEARHTIVKFLNEGDWTGKTRVVRVNDWTTEWTYRDVVTVVEGAGPNLDCIMLPKVQTAQQVVALDLLLTQIEKTMGFEVGRIGIEAQIENAQGLNNVNEIATASPRVETIIFGPADFMASINMKSLVVGEQPPGYPADAYHYILMKILMAARANNLQAIDGPYLQIRNVDGYREVARRAAALGFDGKWVLHPGQVEASNEIFSPSQEDFDHAELILDAYEYYTSEAGGKKGSAMIGDEMIDEASRKMALVISGKGRAAGLRRTSKFEAPEA, encoded by the coding sequence ATGACACCGCCCGTCAACCGTCTGCGTCCGCGACGCTCCTGCCTCGCGGTCCCCGGGAGCAACCCCCGTTTCCTGGAGAAGGCCCAGGGCCTGCCGGCCGACCAGGTCTTCCTGGACCTGGAGGACGCGTGCGCCCCGCTCGCGAAGCCCGAGGCGCGGCACACCATCGTCAAGTTCCTCAACGAGGGCGACTGGACGGGCAAGACGAGGGTCGTGCGGGTCAACGACTGGACGACCGAGTGGACGTACCGCGATGTCGTGACGGTGGTCGAGGGCGCGGGCCCGAACCTCGACTGCATCATGCTGCCGAAGGTGCAGACCGCCCAGCAGGTCGTCGCGCTGGACCTCCTGCTCACCCAGATCGAGAAGACGATGGGCTTCGAGGTCGGCAGGATCGGCATCGAGGCGCAGATCGAGAACGCCCAGGGCCTCAACAACGTCAACGAGATCGCGACGGCGTCCCCGCGCGTCGAGACGATCATCTTCGGCCCGGCCGACTTCATGGCGTCGATCAACATGAAGTCGCTGGTCGTGGGTGAGCAGCCGCCCGGCTACCCGGCGGACGCCTACCACTACATCCTGATGAAGATCCTTATGGCCGCCCGCGCCAACAACCTCCAGGCGATCGACGGCCCCTACCTGCAGATCCGCAACGTGGACGGCTACCGCGAGGTCGCCCGGCGGGCCGCCGCCCTCGGTTTCGACGGCAAGTGGGTGCTGCACCCGGGCCAGGTCGAGGCGTCCAACGAGATCTTCTCCCCCTCGCAGGAGGACTTCGACCACGCCGAGCTGATCCTGGACGCGTACGAGTACTACACGTCCGAGGCGGGCGGTAAGAAGGGCTCCGCGATGATCGGCGACGAGATGATCGACGAGGCCAGCCGCAAGATGGCGCTGGTCATCTCGGGCAAGGGCCGCGCGGCCGGCCTGCGGCGCACGTCCAAGTTCGAAGCCCCGGAGGCCTGA
- a CDS encoding SIR2 family NAD-dependent protein deacylase, with amino-acid sequence MTKPLVAVLSGAGISTDSGIPDYRGPNGLWRRDPEAEKLVTYDYYMGDPEIRRRSWQLRRANRTLQAEPNSAHLAVAELERAGVPVRVITQNVDGLHQLAGMPARKVLELHGTAREFVCTACQVRGPMEDALARVDAGEDDPACLVCGGILKSATVMFGQRLDPVVLGDALAITKACQVFIAVGTSLQVQPAAGLAGVAADHGARLVIVNAEPTPYDDRADEVVREPIGTALPQLLRELRESGAA; translated from the coding sequence ATGACCAAGCCCCTCGTCGCCGTCCTCAGCGGCGCCGGTATCTCGACCGACTCCGGCATCCCCGACTATCGCGGGCCGAACGGCCTGTGGCGGCGTGATCCCGAGGCCGAGAAGCTCGTCACGTACGACTACTACATGGGTGATCCCGAGATCCGGCGCCGTTCCTGGCAGCTGCGGCGCGCCAACCGGACCCTGCAGGCCGAGCCCAACTCCGCGCACCTGGCCGTGGCCGAGCTGGAGCGGGCCGGGGTGCCGGTGCGGGTGATCACGCAGAACGTGGACGGGCTGCACCAGCTCGCCGGCATGCCGGCCCGCAAGGTGCTCGAACTGCACGGCACCGCAAGGGAGTTCGTGTGCACCGCGTGCCAGGTGCGCGGGCCCATGGAGGACGCCCTCGCCCGGGTCGACGCCGGCGAGGACGATCCCGCCTGCCTCGTCTGCGGCGGGATCCTGAAGTCGGCGACCGTCATGTTCGGCCAGCGCCTCGATCCGGTCGTGCTCGGTGACGCCCTGGCCATCACCAAGGCCTGCCAGGTGTTCATCGCCGTCGGGACCAGCCTCCAGGTCCAGCCCGCCGCCGGGCTCGCCGGTGTCGCCGCCGACCACGGCGCCCGGCTCGTCATCGTCAACGCCGAGCCGACCCCGTACGACGACCGGGCCGACGAGGTCGTACGCGAGCCGATCGGCACGGCCCTGCCCCAACTGCTGCG
- a CDS encoding acyl-CoA dehydrogenase family protein, which translates to MARLAQTAGLTDIQQEILSTVRDFVDKEIIPVATELEHRDEYPQQIVDGLKELGLFGLMIPEEYGGLGESLLTYALCVEEIARGWMSVSGIINTHFIVAYMLKQHGTQEQKDHFLPRMAAGDVRGAFSMSEPGLGSDVSAIKSKAVKDGDEYVLDGQKMWLTNGGTSTLVAVLVRSDEGHPEGTAPHKSMTTFLIEKEAGFGEVRPGLTIPGKIDKMGYKGVDTTELIMDGLRIPANRVLGGATGRGFYQMMDGVEVGRVNVAARGCGVAQRAFELGVRYAQQRHTFGKAIAQHQAIQFKLAEMATKVEAAHAMMVNAARKKDSGERNDLEAGMAKYLASEYCKEVVEDAFRIHGGYGFSKEYEIERLYREAPMLLIGEGTAEIQKMIIGRRLLEEYKFQG; encoded by the coding sequence ATGGCGCGACTCGCCCAGACGGCCGGTCTGACCGACATCCAGCAGGAGATCCTGTCCACGGTCCGGGACTTCGTGGACAAGGAGATCATCCCGGTCGCGACCGAGCTGGAGCACCGCGACGAGTATCCGCAGCAAATCGTCGACGGCCTCAAGGAGTTGGGCCTGTTCGGCCTGATGATCCCCGAGGAGTACGGCGGTCTGGGCGAGTCGCTCCTGACGTACGCGCTCTGCGTCGAGGAGATCGCGCGCGGCTGGATGTCGGTCTCCGGGATCATCAACACGCACTTCATCGTGGCGTACATGCTCAAGCAGCACGGCACGCAGGAGCAGAAGGACCACTTCCTGCCGAGGATGGCGGCGGGCGACGTCCGCGGCGCCTTCTCCATGTCGGAGCCGGGGCTCGGCTCGGACGTGTCGGCCATCAAATCGAAGGCGGTGAAGGACGGCGACGAGTACGTCCTCGACGGCCAGAAGATGTGGCTGACGAACGGTGGGACGTCCACTCTGGTCGCCGTACTCGTCCGGAGTGACGAAGGACATCCCGAGGGGACCGCACCCCACAAGTCGATGACCACCTTCCTGATCGAGAAGGAGGCGGGCTTCGGTGAGGTCCGGCCCGGGCTCACCATCCCGGGCAAGATCGACAAGATGGGTTACAAGGGTGTCGATACCACCGAACTCATCATGGACGGACTACGGATTCCGGCCAATCGCGTTCTCGGTGGCGCCACCGGCCGAGGTTTTTACCAAATGATGGACGGCGTCGAGGTGGGACGTGTCAATGTGGCGGCACGTGGCTGCGGTGTCGCTCAGCGTGCCTTCGAGCTGGGTGTCCGGTACGCCCAGCAACGCCACACCTTCGGCAAGGCGATCGCCCAGCACCAGGCGATCCAGTTCAAGCTGGCCGAGATGGCTACCAAGGTCGAGGCCGCCCATGCGATGATGGTGAACGCGGCACGCAAAAAGGACTCCGGTGAGCGAAACGACCTTGAGGCAGGGATGGCGAAGTACCTCGCCTCCGAGTACTGCAAGGAGGTCGTGGAGGACGCCTTCCGGATCCACGGCGGCTACGGCTTCTCCAAGGAGTACGAGATCGAGCGCCTCTACCGCGAGGCTCCGATGCTGCTGATCGGCGAAGGTACCGCCGAGATCCAGAAAATGATCATCGGGCGCAGGTTGCTCGAAGAGTATAAATTCCAGGGCTGA